The Osmerus eperlanus chromosome 25, fOsmEpe2.1, whole genome shotgun sequence genome contains a region encoding:
- the LOC134011874 gene encoding zinc finger protein 462-like — protein sequence MEKESRHAHKFDQMTANQRDSQQLKSQIQSFQCNYCILIFKSKQFLHEHVSKVHGFNVDVPRGDGDSTPLKTGTKSSSSPSPSDYSEDHFSCRYCVFTSYRWTELVNHEKNYHKSGQKSLVKTQAKVTVRKNAFNTLGVSPPKLGEKGRLNSSYSMFTSKNNRSHSSLKDPEQHKGSSGTTFSISPSQSTPKSSQSKLKLPNRDSDVQALMESDSKARHCCLSCSFTSSSFTDLRNHQQQKHGKTTTLWPSLGSSPTNLQNCKPEMGDGSVGSATKTTAKRPHDGSSLFPAKKKCKLDTRNHESTVIKTKVSRGSDFNGEVGEDEEANVGSKMVDHPDSANGESSDKSKRLYCCKHCDYSHKFSRGISCHYQRMHPFIRFTFKYILDPNDSSATYRCLECPIDFTTVDDLKEHYGAQHPEAPDVFMQRSDQLDLVFKCFLCTYTSPKSSFLKIHYRREHVMEETNNPLMFYSYTANNPQTKPSQSPISTGTYSPNSAISRERVQAQHIETSRTSPLKSPASKGADKEIHHCKYCSYSNTSVVAMVVHYQKKHPNSGATIEQIKQQAAASTPSTPEKSPHVSPLKSPNPSLNTSDDVPKDLQKMYFCQVCNYNHPTVKGVFVHQKKKHHELRATALQIHIYSAEVQSHSKKSQLLAKFSPQKGSTSPDSKIHSGLEDMYFCQLCNYGHCAVRGVLNHQRMRHKDIVVNTEKVLRHTIMLREKPQTSDGESSSKSFALPLPIVQKGTDKMMFCQFCNFSHLKVKIIANHQFRKHSIPKPSAQEINRYTAMVYEKLEKTQLENTDLSKPSVKKLSDLRSLKCGTCLYTTPHLYLLKRHMMNKHRIKTTIAEVVRSAYLDGLLEPGYHCQWCVYSNPDAKKVQQHYQKCHPLCGGFSLDHITLDLYAGPQASPSTNVSPDSENIMEDQHTPQKATRGGTKTAPSPKPGGKTAKVYPCRACPFKGSSIASVKRHYRAVHPWSVKEDGSVLDVITSRQPGELKHHLGDVHNEMPGSFESYQKPVEDCEELAEDISGDSSHDTSASIRMFKCAVCSTYFNTHHGLMTHCGKKHPDYKPEKETEKELGVSVRTSVYRCEVCSYVNTRCHGVLTHCQMKHPSFKARAERLQTKIVQFPNVQQCVRKRSGRVTLQGYSCKLCPVTHASLKKLKVHNETHRHSTASTKLKTAHVIKKQLLSKYRSTQGSIGTSRGSKRRCHRCAFTCTTMKHLASHINSSHSCTAEHTYTCCVCSYSSVVPVYLANHYRRMHGPDAYRTYFAATHTSLMQKQSSDVCPSPTPEGQASLGKASANPLAKSYSDDDLDLHCTSRRPAANSAQERSTKTMTKNRTKKSISKLFTKSSGKGPIKCKKCTKYFHSALLLSIHYTNFHSTAFKQDFTILSNTAETDLQLYRCGHCNVKIQGNRKLSLHLDRHAVVLARTKLKPVVEAQQPKLKPAEPESPELPELLTIQELSRWNVTQVGTITLKMSPETSLSGTPDSVDLNKGTDGAEGFPCIQCGRSFMSLKGLRSHERSHAAIASLKRTGTMPKHIIEENIIYRPGTIKQFHCGLCGYKTNLVILLRNHLSKKHEAADMIEYPVKDPDIPTTCEKDAENNLREEALDPTGPQKGDIIQEHSSTQKRGYSEPPHVQRQLNHYKHIAKRKHPAADIPQASRAFYDGLYHCEFCNFTSEHISSVRRHYLNRHNGKRLLKCKDCSFFTGFRKRFDMHIDAGGANCLAEAGLTDLRCPFCLYHTKNKNNMIDHIILHREERMVPIEVRRPQLSQYLKDVVFRCHKCTFSSASDENLREHMLKHDDIKPYKCRLCFFDCSQLSGLEAHLCDKHQVVRNHELVGQVSLEQLETKLNGKEKGKSNMEPGDKEEEDHGTTLKHEKQGEESDDSNLEQPSAMEVENLAKHTKEEDEDMEERGEMEDKVPEPTRLHGTPWQVKAEDATNANEERLDQKPGTDMEHGVVAEADKKPENTAGPNIVQHEKHERTDMEKNTESYEMQGQEGQFRANCQNAGQFHGLTMDRKSEGGLIHQCQGLTEEIGKIQHIEVTENKDLLEDSFMDCKEVYKEKNKRELADQYGEMPILENVYIKQEEYSSQDESLEDVVVKQDKSVKCNKTEEQGCEEGTFRKEQDERAENLEHSKEGLQKENDVLSAPQDSCTFLKSSQLTSNVKSFSCKLCGRTLSNSTEFERHVMRHGM from the exons ATGGAAAAAG AATCCAGACATGCTCACAAGTTTGACCAAATGACTGCCAATCAACGTGACTCTCAGCAACTCAAATCTCAAATTCAGTCATTCCAGTGCAATTACTGCATCCTCATCTTCAAATCTAAGCAGTTCCTTCACGAACATGTAAGTAAGGTGCATGGCTTTAACGTGGATGTACCCCGGGGTGATGGTGACTCCACCCCCCTCAAGACTGGCACCAAAtcatcctccagcccctccccatcAGACTATTCAGAGGACCATTTTTCTTGCAGATACTGTGTGTTCACATCTTACAGGTGGACTGAACTAGTCAACCATGAAAAAAACTATCACAAATCAGGTCAAAAAAGCCTTGTCAAAACCCAAGCAAAGGTCACTGTCAGGAAGAATGCATTTAACACACTTGGAGTATCCCCGCCCAAACTTGGAGAAAAGGGAAGGCTGAATTCGTCATATTCAATGTTTACCTCAAAAAACAACCGCTCCCATTCATCGTTGAAGGATCCGGAACAACACAAAGGTTCCTCAGGAACTACCTTTTCAATCAGTCCAAGTCAATCCACACCGAAGTCATCACAAAGTAAATTGAAGTTGCCTAACCGGGATAGTGATGTACAAGCCCTAATGGAGAGTGACTCTAAGGCCAGGCACTGCTGCCTGTCCTGCAGCTTCACTTCATCTTCATTTACAGACCTTCGTAATCATCAACAACAGAAACACGGTAAAACAACCACACTGTGGCCCAGTCTCGGCTCCTCGCCGACTAATCTACAGAATTGTAAACCTGAAATGGGTGATGGTTCGGTAGGGTCAGCCACTAAGACCACTGCTAAGAGACCTCATGATGGCAGTTCTTTATTTCCGGCCAAGAAGAAGTGCAAGCTTGATACGAGAAACCATGAAAGTACAGTTATCAAGACGAaggtgtcaaggggctctgatTTTAACGGTGAAGTCGGTGAGGATGAAGAGGCAAATGTAGGATCAAAAATGGTCGACCATCCTGACTCTGCAAATGGTGAGAGTTCTGACAAATCAAAGAGACTTTACTGTTGCAAACACTGCGATTACAGTCACAAGTTCTCCCGTGGTATTAGCTGCCATTATCAGAGAATGCACCCATTCATCAGGTTTACCTTTAAGTATATACTTGATCCAAATGACAGTAGTGCTACCTATAGGTGCTTGGAGTGTCCTATTGATTTCACAACTGTGGATGACCTCAAGGAACACTACGGTGCTCAACACCCAGAAGCTCCTGATGTATTCATGCAGAGATCAGATCAGCTCGATCTGGTGTTCAAGTGCTTCCTTTGCACCTATACCTCTCCCAAAAGTTCGTTCTTGAAAATCCATTACAGAAGAGAGCATGTAATGGAGGAAACAAACAATCCCTTGATGTTCTATAGTTACACTGCCAATAATCCACAAACGAAGCCTTCTCAATCCCCAATATCCACAGGAACATATAGCCCAAACAGTGCAATATCCCGTGAGAGAGTGCAGGCACAGCACATTGAAACAAGCAGAACCTCACCCCTCAAAAGTCCCGCCTCAAAGGGAGCGGACAAGGAAATACACCACTGCAAGTATTGTTCTTACAGTAATACGTCTGTTGTTGCTATGGTTGTCCACTACCAGAAAAAACATCCAAATTCAGGAGCAACAATCGAACAAATCAAACAGCAAGCAGCTGCGTCTACTCCTTCAACACCTGAAAAATCACCTCACGTATCGCCTCTTAAATCTCCAAACCCATCTCTGAACACATCTGATGATGTACCAAAGGACCTCCAGAAGATGTATTTCTGTCAGGTGTGCAACTACAACCACCCAACGGTGAAGGGGgtttttgttcatcaaaagaAAAAACATCATGAACTTAGGGCAACTGCTTTACAAATCCACATTTATTCTGCCGAGGTCCAAAGTCATTCAAAGAAGTCACAGCTTTTAGCAAAATTCTCCCCACAAAAAGGCTCCACATCCCCTGACTCTAAAATTCACAGCGGGTTGGAAGACATGTATTTCTGCCAGCTGTGCAACTATGGACATTGTGCTGTCAGGGGGGTTCTTAACCATCAAAGGATGAGGCACAAAGATATCGTAGTAAATACTGAAAAGGTTCTCAGGCATACTATAATGCTTCGTGAAAAACCACAAACATCTGATGGAGAAAGTTCATCAAAGTCTTTCGCTTTGCCTCTTCCCATTGTGCAGAAAGGGACAGATAAAATGATGTTCTGCCAGTTTTGCAACTTTTCTCACTTAAAAGTGAAAATCATTGCTAACCATCAATTTAGGAAACACTCTATACCTAAGCCATCAGCTCAGGAAATAAACAGATATACTGCTATGGTTTATGAAAAACTGGAGAAGACACAGCTGGAAAATACAGACTTGTCTAAACCCTCTGTCAAAAAACTGTCAGATCTTAGGTCCTTAAAGTGCGGCACATGCCTTTACACTACACCACACCTGTATCTTTTGAAGAGGCACATGATGAACAAACACCGGATAAAAACCACAATAGCAGAGGTTGTACGTTCAGCTTATCTAGATGGCCTGTTGGAGCCAGGTTATCACTGTCAGTGGTGTGTTTATTCAAACCCTGATGCCAAAAAAGTGCAACAGCATTACCAGAAGTGTCACCCTCTTTGTGGTGGCTTTAGTCTTGACCACATAACTTTAGATTTATATGCTGGTCCTCAGGCTTCTCCATCTACAAATGTGTCACCTGACTCAGAAAACATCATGGAAGACCAGCACACACCTCAGAAGGCCACCCGGGGAGGAACCAAGACGGCGCCCTCTCCGAAACCTGGCGGAAAAACGGCAAAAGTCTATCCCTGTCGTGCTTGCCCCTTTAAAGGTTCTTCTATTGCAAGTGTCAAGCGGCATTACCGTGCCGTCCACCCATGGTCTGTAAAAGAAGACGGCTCCGTCCTCGATGTCATCACTAGTCGGCAGCCGGGTGAACTGAAGCACCACCTCGGAGATGTGCACAACGAGATGCCTGGTTCCTTTGAGAGTTACCAGAAGCCAGTTGAAGACTGTGAAGAACTGGCAGAAGATATTTCTGGGGACTCATCTCATGATACGTCGGCGTCTATAAGAATGTTCAAGTGTGCCGTCTGTTCCACGTATTTCAACACGCATCACGGTCTGATGACTCATTGTGGGAAAAAACATCCCGACTACAAACCTGAAAAGGAAACGGAAAAAGAACTTGGAGTAAGCGTGCGAACCTCTGTGtacaggtgtgaggtgtgttcgTATGTGAATACACGTTGTCACGGTGTTCTCACTCACTGTCAGATGAAGCACCCTTCCTTCAAAGCCAGGGCGGAGAGACTTCAAACTAAAATAGTTCAGTTTCCCAACGTGCAACAATGTGTAAGGAAAAGATCAGGAAGGGTAACATTACAGGGCTACTCGTGCAAGTTGTGTCCGGTCACCCATGCATCTTTGAAGAAGTTGAAAGTTCACAATGAAACCCATCGCCACAGTACTGCCTCGACAAAGCTCAAAACGGCCCATGTCATCAAAAAACAATTGCTCTCCAAATACAGAAGCACCCAGGGCTCGATTGGCACTTCCAGGGGCTCGAAAAGGAGGTGTCACCGCTGCGCGTTTACCTGCACTACAATGAAGCACCTCGCCAGCCACATTAACAGTAGCCACAGTTGCACGGCAGAGCATACAtacacatgctgtgtgtgctcgTATTCATCTGTGGTGCCTGTATACCTCGCAAACCACTACAGAAGGATGCACGGTCCAGACGCGTACAGGACCTACTTTGCGgcaacacacacaagcttgaTGCAAAAGCAGAGTTCAGACGTTTGCCCATCACCTACACCAGAAGGCCAGGCGTCTTTGGGGAAAGCATCCGCAAACCCTCTCGCAAAATCGTATAGTGACGATGACCTGGATCTCCATTGTACGTCGAGACGACCTGCGGCTAACAGTGCACAGGAGCGCTCCACGAAGACCATGACGAAGAATCGAACAAAGAAAAGCATCAGCAAATTATTTACGAAATCATCCGGGAAAGGTCCAATCAAATGCAAGAAGTGCACCAAGTACTTTCACTCAGCGTTGTTGCTCAGCATCCATTACACCAATTTTCACTCCACCGCCTTCAAGCAGGACTTCACCATTCTGTCAAACACTGCAGAAACGGATCTACAGTTATACCGTTGTGGACACTGTAACGTGAAAATCCAGGGCAATCGAAAGCTCTCTCTACATCTTGACCGTCATGCTGTGGTTTTGGCACGGACAAAGTTGAAACCAGTGGTTGAAGCGCAACAACCAAAGCTGAAGCCTGCAGAG CCTGAAAGCCCAGAACTGCCTGAGCTCTTGACCATACAGGAGTTGTCTCGCTGGAACGTGACGCAGGTGGGAACGATCACGTTAAAGATGAGTCCTGAGACCTCCCTTTCTGGAACTCCGGATTCGGTGGACCTTAACAAGGGAACTGACGGAGCAGAGGGTTTCCCCTGCATCCAGTGTGGTCGATCTTTCATGTCTCTGAAAGGTTTGCGATCACATGAGCGAAGCCATGCTGCCATAGCTTCGCTCAAGCGAACGGGCACGATGCCTAAGCACAT AATTGAAGAGAATATAATTTATCGACCCGGGACCATCAAGCAGTTTCACTGTGGGCTGTGTGGGTATAAAACCAACTTGGTCATCCTCTTGAGGAACCACCTGTCTAAGAAACATGAAG CTGCTGATATGATTGAGTACCCAGTTAAGGACCCTGACATCCCAACAACTTGCGAAAAGGATGCAGAGAACAACCTGAGGGAAGAAGCCTTAGACCCCACAGGACCTCAGAAGGGTGACATCATACAGGAACATTCCTCCACACAGA AACGTGGATACTCGGAGCCCCCACATGTACAGCGCCAGTTGAATCACTACAAGCATATAGCCAAGAGAAAACACCCTGCTGCTGACATCCCACAAGCTTCGAGGGCCTTTTACGATGGCTTATATCACTGCGAGTTCTGCAACTTCACCTCGGAGCACATATCAAGTGTACGTCGACACTACCTAAATCGACACAATGGCAAACGGCTCCTCAAATGCAAGGACTGCTCCTTTTTCACAGGTTTCCG GAAGAGGTTTGACATGCACATAGATGCAGGCGGTGCTAACTGCTTGGCAGAAGCTGGGTTGACGGACCTGCGTTGCCCTTTCTGCCTCTACCAcaccaaaaacaaaaacaacatgatTGACCACATTATATTGCATCGAG AGGAGCGTATGGTTCCCATAGAGGTGCGTAGGCCACAGTTGTCCCAGTACCTTAAGGACGTTGTTTTTCGCTGTCACAAGTGCACATTCTCGAGCGCCAGCGACGAGAATCTGCGTGAGCACATGCTCAAGCATGACGACATCAAACCTTACAAGTGCCGTTTGTGCTTCTTCGACTGTTCCCAGCTGAGTGGGCTGGAGGCCCACCTTTGTGACAAGCATCAG GTCGTAAGGAACCATGAGTTGGTGGGACAGGTCAGTCTGGAGCAACTAGAGACCAAGCTGAatgggaaagagaaaggaaaatCCAACATGGAGCCGGGGGATAAAGAGGAAGAAGACCATGGGACAACCCTCAAGCATGAGAAACAAGGCGAAGAAAGTGATGATTCAAACCTTGAGCAACCGTCTGCCATGGAGGTAGAGAATCTAGCGAAACACAcaaaggaggaggacgaggatatGGAGGAACGAGGTGAAATGGAGGATAAAGTCCCGGAACCTACTAGATTACATGGGACACCATGGCAGGTGAAAGCAGAGGATGCGACGAACGCTAACGAGGAACGGCTGGATCAGAAACCAGGCACAGATATGGAACACGGTGTCGTAGCAGAAGCAGACAAAAAGCCAGAGAACACTGCGGGCCCAAACATAGTACAGCACGAGAAGCATGAAAGAACTGACATGGAAAAAAACACTGAATCTTATGAGATGCAAGGGCAGGAAGGCCAGTTTAGGGCAAACTGTCAAAACGCAGGACAGTTCCATGGGTTGACAATGGACAGAAAGTCTGAAGGCGGGCTTATACATCAGTGTCAAGGATTGACTGAAGAGATTGGTAAAATACAACATATAGAAGTCACAGAGAACAAAGATTTATTAGAGGATTCATTTATGGACTGTAAAGAGGTGTATAAAGAGAAGAACAAGAGAGAACTAGCCGATCAATATGGTGAGATGCCAATCCTGGAGAATGTCTACATCAAACAAGAAGAATACAGCAGTCAAGATGAGAGCCTGGAGGACGTAGTGGTGAAACAGGATAAATCTGTTAAGTGCAATAAAACAGAGGAACAGGGGTGCGAAGAGGGGACCTTTCGGAAAGAACAAGATGAGAGGGCTGAGAATCTGGAACATTCAAAGGAGGGACTCCAAAAGGAAAATGATGTTTTATCTGCACCTCAAG ATTCCTGCACATTCCTAAAGAGCAGCCAATTGACCAGCAATGTCAAGTCGTTTTCCTGCAAGCTCTGTGGCCGCACCCTCTCCAACAGCACTGAGTTTGAGCGCCACGTCATGCGCCATGGAATGTAA